In the Butyricicoccus intestinisimiae genome, TGTCTTTTCGGCGCACTGCGGCGCGCGGAGCCGTTTTTTCCGGTTCCCGTGCGCTTGCGAGCCGCCGTATTGGTTGTTCTCGTGCCGCTGCTCCGAGAAGCTGTCCGCCGCGTTCCGGCGGACGTTTTTTTGTTTGACGCGGTCTTTTTTGTCCGCGTGCTTGTCTTTTTTGTATTTGCCAATGGAAAATACCACCTGTTCCTTCTATAGCGTATTGCTATCGTACCATAAAACCGGAAAAAATGCCACATTGACCGTTGCATTTTTCTTCTCAGGTCTGTATTCTATAATATAGACAGGAAGATATGCTGCCGTGCGCACGGCATGCCGGTTCGTTTGCAAACTTTTTTCTTTTCCGGCGCTGTTGTTCACACTTTTGTAATAGCCTCCTGTTATACTTTTATTCATCATAGAAAGGAATCTGTCCTTTGAATACAGCGATTATTCTCAGCTATGACGGCACTGCCTATCACGGCTGGCAGACCCAGCGCAACGCAAGCTCCGTACAGCAGACCGTGACCGAAGCGCTCGCCTCCCTTTTGGGACAGGACGTGTCGGTGTCCGGTGTCGGCCGCACGGATGCCGGTGTCCACGCGCGGCGGTATGTCGCCAATTTTCACGGCACACATACCATTCCGATGGATCGTCTGCCGTTCGCCATCAACGCCCATCTTCCGATGGACATTGCGGTATCCGGTGCAGCGCTCGTTCCGGACGATTTTGACGCCCGCTTCAACTGCACGCGCAAGGAGTATACCTATTTGATTGCTCCGGGAAAAATCCGCGATCCGTTCGCGGTGAGCCGCAGTTATTTCTATCCCTATTCTCTGGATGTCGATGCCATGCAGCAGGCGGCACAGTATTTTATCGGCAAAAAGGATTTTGCCGCCGTCCGCTCGGTAGGCACGCCGGTCAAATCCACGGTGCGCGAGATTTTCACGTGCAGCGCAGACGCTGTCGGCGCACTGGTTCGCATCCGCGTTTCCGCAGACGGCTTTTTATACAACATGGTGCGGGCAATTTCCGGCACACTGCTGTACGCCGGTCAGGGAAAATTCCGTCCGGAAGACATCGCGCGCATTCTGGCGAGCTGTGACCGCGAGCAGGCCGGCCCGACACTCCCGCCGCAGGGATTGTACATGACGCGCCTATGGTATGACACAACGCCGGAGCTTGACCAATTCCATCTGGCAGCCGACGAAGGTGTACCCGGAGGGCTTCCGATATGAAAAAAATGTCTTTGAAACGGCGGGAGGATCCGCTGTGGAACAGTCCCGATCCCGTCCTGCGCCGCGTCCACCGCGGCCGAACATATATCGGGCGGCTGCTCGTTCTCGTGACGCTGCTGTTTGTCGGCATGAATTTACAATTGTTTACACCGGCAAGCATCGGCAACATTCGTTCCTCTCTCAAAGCCGCTTCTGTGCGGTCGGCGGAGGATATGACGGTTATCTCATATCCGTCCGGTTCCAGCAAGTCCATTCTGCCGTTCGGCAACGGGCTCGCCGTTTGCTCCGACAACATGCTGTCGTTTGAGATGCCGGGCAAGTATTCGCAAATGGAAACCAATCTTTCCTATGCCAATCCGGTGATGCGTGCCTCCAACCAGTATCTGCTGATCTTTGACCGCGGGGCGTATCGCTTTACCGTCACGAACACGCTCAACGAGCTGTACTCACAGACCATGTCCTCTCCGATTACCAACGCGGACATCGCCGCAAACGGCAATGTCGCTATCGTGACCGATGAGGCGGGCTATAAAAGTGCGGTTCGCGTATACAACGTGGACAATGAGCATTTATACACCTGGTCCACCAACGACTACTATATTATGTCTGCGGCGCTCTCTTCGGACGGCCAGCGGCTGGCACTGTTCTGTTTCCGTCAGGACGGTCTCACGCTGACCTCCAAGCTGTTTTTTGCCGACATCAGTTCCGACAAAAAGCCAAACGAGGGCAATGACGGCATTGACATGAACGGCAGTCTCGTGCTCGGCATGAAATTCTTGGGAAACAACACCGTGTGCACGGTTTGCGACAGCGCAACCTATGTTGTCTCACGCGGCGGACAAATCAAGTACCAAAAGGACTATTCTTCCGATGATCTGATCGCGTTCGACTTGACAAACGACTGTCTTGCGCTGGCAACCGAAGCATATTCGCAGACCGGCCGCGCGGAAGTCGTTCTCATCAATGCACGCGGCACAGCCTCACGCAAGCCGCTGTATTTGCCGGAGCAGCCGGACGGCGTCAGCTACTGCGACGGACGCCTCGCCGTGACAACCGGCGAAACCGTCACGTTCTATTCTAAGAGTCTAAAAGAGATTGATTCTCAGACCGGACTCACCGGTCTGTCTCGTGTGTACATGCGCTCCGGCGGCTCCGCCATCGCGCTGTTTAACAGTCAGGCGCGGGTGCTGACCATCGGCAGTCCGCTCAAGGATCTGCATGCTTCCTCGGACTAAACGCGCCAAAGCACACGCTCTATTTTCTATTCCCTTGAAAGGACGGAATATTTATGACAGCTGTTGACTGGATTATTTTACTCGTTATCCTTTTATACACGCTCAATGGATTCCACAGAGGGTTCATCGGCACGATTTTTAATCTGTTCGGCTCTCTCGCCGCGCTGATCGCCGCGCTGGCATGCGCCAGCCACTTCCGCGTGCAGGTCGGTGCAAAAATTGCTCCGTATCTGAAGGAGTCGGTCAGCGCATCCATGCCGACGCTATCGACCTCTGTGTCCACATCTGCTTCCGAGCTGTGGAACAGTATTTCCGGCTATTTACAGAACATTTTATCGTCTCAGCACGTCTCGTTAGAGGTGCTGCAGGCGGCGGAGGATCCGCGCGACACCATGCTCAGCGCCATTGCGCTGTGTGTCGGCGAAGCGCTCGCCTATGTGATGATTTTCCTCGTTTCTTTTATCGTTCTGCTCGTTCTCATTCACTGGGCGGCATCCGTGTTTGACATCTTCACCCGCCTGCCGGTCATTCACTCGTGCAATGCGCTGCTCGGCGGCGCACTCGGACTGGTCTGCGGTCTGGTTTTGTGCACGGTTGTCCTGTGGGCAGTCAAGCTGGTTGCTCCGGCAGCATATTCCGATGCCGGTCTGCTGTCTCCTTCTGTGATGGAGAACTCTGCCATTGCGGGGAAGCTGGTCGGCTGGAATGACGGCGTTTCGCTGTTTGAAAGCAATCCTGCAAATACCTGAGTATTTTTTCATAACTTTTCTCATAATAAGACGGAGCAGGCCTCTCCTGCTCCGCTCTATTTCACAACGAATACATACTTCGCAAGAGTAGAAAGGAAATTACCCCTATGCATATGCCTTTATGCTCCCGCTGCCACAAAAACGTGGCGGTGGTGTTTATCTCTAAAATGGAAGAGGGCAGCACCTCCAACGAGGGCTACTGCCTGAAATGCGCCAAGGAACTGGGGCTGAAGCCGATTGACGGCTTGATGCGCCAGATGGGCATTACAGAGGACGATCTGGATCAGATCACCGACGAAATGACCAACATGCATTCGCTCATGAACACCGAAAATGACGATGCAGAGGACGAGGAAATCGATCCGGACGAGGACGACGCAGACGGTCAGGATGATTCGTTTGACTTTGGCGGCACACATACGTTCCCGTTCCTTGACAAGATGTTCTCCGGCAACGACAACACGGAAGCACCGCGCGAGGAATCCGGCACAGATGTCCGCGAGGATGACGCGCGCCGCAAGAAAAAAGAGGCAAAAAAACGCAAAAATCTGTCTGCATACTGCACCGATTTGACGTATCGCGCCCGCGAAGGACAGCTCGATGCAATCATTGGCAGAGACAGCGAGACCGAACGCGTCATTCAGATTTTGAACCGCCGTCAGAAAAACAATCCGTGTCTGATTGGTGAGCCGGGCGTCGGCAAAACCGCTGTCGCAGAAGGTCTTGCCATTCGCATTGCCAAGGGCGATGTTCCGTACAAGCTCAAAAACAAGGAAGTGCATCTGCTGGATTTGACTTCCCTCGTCGCGGGCACACAGTTCCGCGGCCAGTTTGAAGGCCGTATGAAGGGACTCATCAATGAAATCAAGTCTCTCGGCAATATCATTCTTGTCATTGACGAGGTGCACAACATTGTCGGCGCAGGCGACGCAGAGGGTTCTATGAACGCCGCAAACATCCTCAAGCCGGCTTTGTCCCGCGGTGAAATTCAGGTCATCGGCGCGACAACCTTCGCAGAATACCGCAAATATATCGAGAAAGACGCCGCCTTGGAGCGCCGTTTCCAGCCGGTGACCATTGCGGAGCCGTCCATCACGGATACCGCGGAAATCCTCAAGGGCGTGCGCGGATATTATGAAACCTTCCACGGCGTACACATTTCCGATGAAATCTGCCATCAGGCGGCGGCACTGTCCGAGCGCTATATCACGGATCGTTTCCTGCCGGACAAGGCCATTGATTTGATTGATGAAGCCTGCTCCCGCCTGAATCTGGACAGTCCGGCAACGGCAGAGATTCCGGAGCTGGGCGACAAGCTGGAAGACATTCACCGCAAGCAGGATGATTTGCTGCAGCTGCCGCAGAACAATGAGGTCTATGAGCAGATGGCAGAGCTGAAGAGTCTGGAGCTGCAGACGGAGAACAAGCTCACGGAGCTGCGCAAGATTCCGGTTCCAGAGCTGACCGCCGAGCACTTGGCCTCCGTCATCGAGCTTTGGACCGGTGTTCCGGCATCCAAGGTATGTGAACAGGAATTTTCTCGTCTCATCGGTCTGGAAGAACGCCTGCACCGCCGCGTTGTCGGTCAGGAAAAGGCAGTCTCCGCAGTGGCTCATGCGGTTCGCCGCTCCCGCGCTGGCATCAGCCCGAAGCACAAGCCGGTTTCCTTCCTGTTTGTCGGTCCGACCGGTGTCGGAAAAACCGAGCTGGTCAAGGCACTGGCAGAGGATCTGTTCGACACGCCGGAGGCGCTGATTCGTCTCGACATGTCGGAATACATGGAAAAGCACACGGTTTCCCGTCTGATCGGTTCTCCTCCGGGATATGTCGGATTCGACGAGGCAGGTCAGCTGACCGAAAAGCTGCGCCGTCGCCCGTACTCGGTGGTGTTGTTTGACGAAATTGAAAAAGCACATCCGGATGTACTCAACATCCTGCTTCAGGTGCTGGATGACGGCCGCATCACGGATGCACAGGGCCGCACAGTATCGTTTGAAAACGCCATCATCATCATGACCTCCAATGCCGGTTCCGACCGCTCCGGCGGCTCTGTCGGCTTTGGCAAGACGGTCTCCGAACAGGACGAGGCGCGCGCCGTCAAGGCTTTGGAGGAAATCATGCGTCCGGAGTTCCTCAACCGCATCGATGATATTATTTCGTTCTCCCACCTCACCAAGGAGGATTTCCGCGGCATCGCGGCGATTATGCTGGGGCAGCTGCGCGATACGCTGGCCGAGAACAATATCCGCCTGACTTGGGACGATTCCCTCGTCGATTACCTGATAGAGGACTCGTTCTCCGTCAAATTTGGCGCCCGCAATCTGCGCCGCGCCATTGAAAAGCAGGTCGAGGACGAACTCGCCAACCGCATCATTGCCGCATGGGAACACCCGCTCAGCGGTGCCCATGTCTCTGCTGCAGACGGCAAGATACTTGTTCAGACAATTTGATTCTATGATCCCCTCCGCCATGGTACAGCCATGACGGAGGGATATATGTAGGAGGTGTCCCCATGACTTGGAGACTCATTATTATCGCCGTTCTCATCGTTCTTCTCATTCCGACGATGGCGCTGCTGCGCAAGCAGGAGGCGGTAAAAAAGACCGGCGACAAAGAGCAGATTGCCGCTGTGCAAAAACAGCTCAATATTTTCTGCGGTCTGCTCATCGCGCTGTTTGTGTGTGTGCTAGCTGTCACGATGTTCAATGTGTATTCTGCGAAATTTTAGAAAAAAACAAAAGTTTTTTGCAAAAAACGCTTGACAATTCCCGTTTGGATTGGTATACTAAGTGAGCATTGTGAAAAGCCTGCGGGTGTAGTTCAATGGTAGAATGTCAGCCTTCCAAGCTGAACACGTGGGTTCGATTCCCATCACCCGCTCCATACCACACATGCAGGCACAGACGATTCTGTATGCGCCAGTAGCTCAGTTGGATAGAGCAACTGCCTTCTAAGCAGTAGGCCGGGGGTTCGAATCCCTCCTGGCGTACCATTCTAATTGAGTCCGAATGTGCGTTTCAAAATCTATATGGTGGGTGTAGCTCAGTTGGTTAGAGCGCCAGATTGTGGCTCTGGAGGCCGAGGGTTCGACTCCCTTCACTCACCCCATTTTTTCATTCTTCACGATGCGCGCCGTTGTGAAGAACATTTTTTATCGGGGGCTTTCAGCTGATTGCCTGCATACGGGGGCGTGGCCAAGTGGTTAAGGCACCAGACTTTGACTCTAGTATCGCAGGTTCAACTCCTGCCGCCCCTGCCAGTCCGGTCCATTAGCTCAGTAGGTAGAGCATCTGCCTTTTAAGCAGAGGGTCCGGGGTTCGAACCCCCGATGGGCCACCAAAAGCAGCATTTCTTTGGAAATGCTGCTTTTTTTGTTGTCAAAATCAAATGCACATACAGTTTATCCTCTAAGTTATCCACAGGCTGTTGATGAAATCTGTGCAAAGCAGAAAAACTTGCAACCGTTTCTCCCCTGCATTATACTAAAGGCAGAAGGAGATGATGATATGAATCCCGTATTACAGAATATTTTGGACAGACACTCGTGCCGCAGCTTTACGGAGCAGCCTGTGGAACCGGAAAAGCTACAGGATTTGCTGACCGCTGCTGTCTGGGCACCGTCCGGCCGCAATGAACAGAGCTGGCATTTTACGCTGCTCGCAAACACGGAAAAAATTCAGGCGCTTGCCGCCGCCGTCAGAGAGGCGGACAATCGGCCTGCCGGCTACAACTTTTTCGCACCGGCTGCCTTTCTCATCGTATCCGGCGAACGCGACAACCGCAACAGCTTTCTCGATGCCGGCGCGGCAATGGAAAATGTGCTGCTGACAGCGACCTCTCTCGGTCTCGGCACCTGCTGGATCAATCAGGTGCGTGACGTCTGCGATGTGCCCGCTGTGCGCGCCCTGCTGACGGAATACGGTGTGCCGGAAAGTCACATCGTCAATGCATCCGCTGCCATCGGCTATCCGGCAGCACAGCCGGTCATTCACGAGCGAAAAGCAAACACCACAACTTTGGTGCGGTAACACACAAAACAAGGAGGCAGTACCATGGCATTGGAACAGCAAATTCAAACGTTGCAGCACATGATTGACGAATCCAAGAAACTTGTTTTTTTCGGCGGCGCCGGTGTCTCGACGGAAAGCGGCATTCCGGATTTCCGCAGCGTTGACGGCTTATATCATCAGAAGTACAAATTTCCGCCGGAAACCATCCTCAGTCATTCCTTTTTCCAGTCTCAGCCGGAGGAGTTCTTCCGATTTTATCAGGACAAGATGCTCGCGCTGGACGCGAAGCCAAACGCCGCACACAAAAAGCTCGCAGAGCTGGAGCAGGCAGGCAAGCTGACCGCCGTTGTCACGCAAAACATAGACGGTCTGCATCAAGCTGCCGGCAGCAAGAACGTCTACGAGCTGCACGGCTCTGTGCATCGAAATTATTGCCAGCACTGCGGCAAATTCTATGATGCCCAGTACATGAAATCCTGTCACGGTGTTCCGCGATGCACCTGCGGCGGCATCATCAAGCCGGATGTTGTGCTGTATGAGGAGTCGCTCGATGAGCAGTGCCTGATGAACAGTGTACAGGCAATTGCGCAGGCGGATATGCTGATCATCGGCGGCACGTCGCTTGCCGTCTATCCCGCCGCTGGTTTGATTCAGTACTTCCGCGGCAAATATCTCGTCGTCATCAACAAGGGTCAGACGCAGCGCTCCACCGGCGCGCAATTGACCATTGATGCACCGATTGGCAAGGTTTTAGAGCAAATTCAAGTCAGATAAACGCAATATGGCGCTGCCTGCGGCAGCGCCATATTTTTTTGCGAATTGTGATTACTGCTCCATCTGATAGAACGCTTTGAACGCATTGTAAGCGGCAAACAAATCCAGCTTTGCAATGACTTCAAACGGCGCGTGCATGCTGAGCACCGGCACGCCGCAATCTACCGTGTCAATATTGCGGTTCGCCATAAACATGGCAACGGTACCGCCGCCGCCCTGATCGACCTTGCCGAGCTGACCGGTCTGCCAAATGACATGGTTCTTATGGAACTGATAGCGCATTTTTCCCATCAGCTCTGCGGTTGCATCGGAAGAACCGGACTTGCCGCGCGCACCGGTATACTTGACCAGTGCTACGCCGCAGTTGACACGCGCATCGTTGCGGCGCTCGGAAACATTCGGATAGTTCGGGTCAAACGCATTGCAAACGTCCGCAGACAGGCAGGTAGAGCGCTCGATGCACTCCTCAAACAGCGTGCCGTCTGCACGGCACAAATCTGCCACCAGCGTGTCAAAGAAGTGCGACTGCATACCGGTCACACCGTCCGAACCGATTTCTTCCTTGTCGACCAGAATGACCATAGACGTCTTTTTCGGCGTTTCTTTGAGATCCAACAGCGCCGTTGCCGCCGGATACGAGCACACGCGGTCATCGTGGCCATAGGCGCCGATAAACGAGCGGTCAAAGCCGACATCCGAGGCCTTGAACGCCGGCACGCAGGTCAGCTCTGCGGACAGGAAATCCTCCTCCGTGATACCGTATTCCTTGTTGAGGAACTCCATCACCCACAGCTTGATTTTATCTGAGGTCTCGATGTCCGACTTGGACGGCTTCGAGCCGACCAGCACGTTCATATTCTCCGCCTCGATGCCCTTCATCATGGTCTTTCCCATCTGTTCGGTTGCCAGATGAATGAGCAGATCCGTGATGACAAAGACCGGATCACCCGGCTTATCGCCAATGCGAACATCCACGGACTCCACGCCGTTTTCCGTCATGCGGCAAACGATGCCGCGCAGCTCCATCGGAATGGTTGTCCACTGATACTTTTTGATGCCGCCGTAGTAGTGCGTCTTAAACAGCGCCATGCCGTTGTCTTCATACAGCGGAACCGTGCGAATATCAATGCGCGGCGCGTCCAAATGCGCAGCCGACAGATTGATGCCGCTGTGCATGCCGTCCGAACCGACTACAAAGAGTATAATCGCTTTATTTCTATTTATTTTGTAATATTTTTCTCCCGGATGGATTTCCTTGCCGCGGGTATATGCCGCAAAGCCGTTTGCCTCTGCCATAGCCTGCAGGCGGCGAACCGCGTCACGCTCGGTCTTGGCTTCGTCCAAAAACGCCTTATATCCTTCCGCGTACTCCATCATGGCAGCCTGCTCGGCATCGCTCATGCGATCCCAGCCGGTCTTTTTGTCATAAAATAGGGTGTTTTCCATGAAACTTTCATCCTTTCTGCACCGATGCGTTTATTTGCGCACCATATCTTCATAGATCTTGCGCACCTGTGTATACAGTGTGTCCAAGTCTGCATCATTTTGTACGACATAATCGCATCTTTCGCGGTAAAATGCATCGTCTTTCTGCGCGTCAATGCGCAGCGCCGCATACTCCTCCGTAATCGCATCCCGCGCCACAATGCGCGCAATGCGCGTATTGCGCGCCGCGAGCACCGCACACGTCTTATCGCAGAGCGTCTCCATCTGACCTTCAAACAATACCGGTGCATCATAGATGCACAGCAAGCATCCCCGTTTGCTATACGCGGCGAATGCATCGCGGGCGGCCTGCCGAATATACGGATGGGTAATCGCGTTGAGCTGCTGCAGCTTCTGCGCATCGGCAAAAACGATGGCGCCGAGCTTTTTGCGGTCTAATTTCCCGTCTGTAGAAAATACATCTCCAAATACATTTTGTATTTCTTTCAGCATGGGCTCGCAGGTATCGCACAGCGTTCGATAGGTTGCGTCCGCATCAATGACGCCGCATCCCAGCCGCGCAAATGCCGTACAGGCAGCGCTTTTTCCTGTGCCGGAGCCGCCGGTCAGACCAAGAATTTTCATGCTTGTTCCTCCGTCAAGTCGATCACATGGAAACCGGCCGCCTTTTTGATGCGGTTTGCCACCGCAAGGCCGATGCCGCGGGACGGCGGGCACTGGGCAAAAATTTCCGTGCAGTCCGTATCATCAAACCGGCGCAGCGCATCGAACACTTCCCGCGCCTGCTGTGCTTCATCATCGGACGGGCCAAACGTCTCCACAACCGCTTTTCCGCAAAACAGCTGCGCACAATCGTCAAAGCACAAAACGCCGGTATGCTGTCCCAGTCTTTGCGCGATGTACTGCGCGCTGGCTTCCGGCGTGCCGAATACAACCGTTACCGGTGCTTTGGGCGCATAATGGCGATATTTCATGCCCGGCGCAGAGACTTTCTCGCTGTCGTCAATCTTTTCTTTCAACGCACGGTCAACATCCACTTCGCCAAGTACCGATTGCAGCTGTTCCAGCGAAATTCCGCCCGGACGCAGCAGCCGCGGACGTTCGCCGCACAGTGACACGACCGTCGATTCCACACCGACCGAGCACGGACCGCCATCTACAACAGCGGCAATCTTGCCGTGCAAGTCCTCCATGACATGCTGCGCTGTCGTGGTAGACGGTCTGCCGGAGATGTTGGCAGACGGAGCCGCCAGCGGAACGCCTGCCGCGCGGATAATTGCCTGTGCCATCGGATGCACCGGAAAGCGAATACCAACTGTATTTAATCCGCCAGATGTTACCATTGGTATTTTATCCTGTTTGGGCAGAATGATGGTCAGCGGACCAGGCCAAAACGCATCTGCCAGCTTCTGTGCTTCCGGCGGAAACTCCGTTGCAATCTCCCGCACCATGGAGAGATCCGCAATGTGCACGATGAGTGGATTGTCCTGCGGGCGTCCTTTCGCCTCGAAAATACGCTTGACTGCCTGCGGATTGAGCGCATCCGCCGCAAGGCCATATACCGTTTCTGTGGGAATGCCCACAACTTCTCCGGCGCGAAGCAGCGCACCGGCTTCTTCAATTGCCGCCGGTTCTTCCGACGGACGCAGCAGTTTGGTTTGCATGATTTGACCTTCTTTTATTTCTATTCGTATAATTTTAATTATTTTTGTCTATTTGTTTAATTTTCCATCTTTGCCAGCTTCTCCGCCTGATCGGTTGTAATCAGCGCGTCAAGCACTTCATCCAGATTTCCGTTGAGGAAATTGTCCAGCTTATACAGCGTCAGCTTGATGCGGTGCTCGGACACGCGGTTTTCCGGAAAGTTATACGTACGAATGCGCTCCGAGCGGTCACCGGAACCGACCTGACTGCGGCGTTCCGCAGCAATCGCGTCATCCTGTTCGCGCTGTTTGATTTCAAACAGACGGGAACGCAGTACCTTCATTGCCTTGTCTCGATTCTTGAACTGGCTTCGCTCGTCCTGACACTCGACAACCATACCGGTCGGCAAGTGCGTGATACGAATGGCG is a window encoding:
- the truA gene encoding tRNA pseudouridine(38-40) synthase TruA codes for the protein MNTAIILSYDGTAYHGWQTQRNASSVQQTVTEALASLLGQDVSVSGVGRTDAGVHARRYVANFHGTHTIPMDRLPFAINAHLPMDIAVSGAALVPDDFDARFNCTRKEYTYLIAPGKIRDPFAVSRSYFYPYSLDVDAMQQAAQYFIGKKDFAAVRSVGTPVKSTVREIFTCSADAVGALVRIRVSADGFLYNMVRAISGTLLYAGQGKFRPEDIARILASCDREQAGPTLPPQGLYMTRLWYDTTPELDQFHLAADEGVPGGLPI
- a CDS encoding DUF5711 family protein, whose product is MKKMSLKRREDPLWNSPDPVLRRVHRGRTYIGRLLVLVTLLFVGMNLQLFTPASIGNIRSSLKAASVRSAEDMTVISYPSGSSKSILPFGNGLAVCSDNMLSFEMPGKYSQMETNLSYANPVMRASNQYLLIFDRGAYRFTVTNTLNELYSQTMSSPITNADIAANGNVAIVTDEAGYKSAVRVYNVDNEHLYTWSTNDYYIMSAALSSDGQRLALFCFRQDGLTLTSKLFFADISSDKKPNEGNDGIDMNGSLVLGMKFLGNNTVCTVCDSATYVVSRGGQIKYQKDYSSDDLIAFDLTNDCLALATEAYSQTGRAEVVLINARGTASRKPLYLPEQPDGVSYCDGRLAVTTGETVTFYSKSLKEIDSQTGLTGLSRVYMRSGGSAIALFNSQARVLTIGSPLKDLHASSD
- a CDS encoding CvpA family protein yields the protein MTAVDWIILLVILLYTLNGFHRGFIGTIFNLFGSLAALIAALACASHFRVQVGAKIAPYLKESVSASMPTLSTSVSTSASELWNSISGYLQNILSSQHVSLEVLQAAEDPRDTMLSAIALCVGEALAYVMIFLVSFIVLLVLIHWAASVFDIFTRLPVIHSCNALLGGALGLVCGLVLCTVVLWAVKLVAPAAYSDAGLLSPSVMENSAIAGKLVGWNDGVSLFESNPANT
- a CDS encoding ATP-dependent Clp protease ATP-binding subunit, producing MHMPLCSRCHKNVAVVFISKMEEGSTSNEGYCLKCAKELGLKPIDGLMRQMGITEDDLDQITDEMTNMHSLMNTENDDAEDEEIDPDEDDADGQDDSFDFGGTHTFPFLDKMFSGNDNTEAPREESGTDVREDDARRKKKEAKKRKNLSAYCTDLTYRAREGQLDAIIGRDSETERVIQILNRRQKNNPCLIGEPGVGKTAVAEGLAIRIAKGDVPYKLKNKEVHLLDLTSLVAGTQFRGQFEGRMKGLINEIKSLGNIILVIDEVHNIVGAGDAEGSMNAANILKPALSRGEIQVIGATTFAEYRKYIEKDAALERRFQPVTIAEPSITDTAEILKGVRGYYETFHGVHISDEICHQAAALSERYITDRFLPDKAIDLIDEACSRLNLDSPATAEIPELGDKLEDIHRKQDDLLQLPQNNEVYEQMAELKSLELQTENKLTELRKIPVPELTAEHLASVIELWTGVPASKVCEQEFSRLIGLEERLHRRVVGQEKAVSAVAHAVRRSRAGISPKHKPVSFLFVGPTGVGKTELVKALAEDLFDTPEALIRLDMSEYMEKHTVSRLIGSPPGYVGFDEAGQLTEKLRRRPYSVVLFDEIEKAHPDVLNILLQVLDDGRITDAQGRTVSFENAIIIMTSNAGSDRSGGSVGFGKTVSEQDEARAVKALEEIMRPEFLNRIDDIISFSHLTKEDFRGIAAIMLGQLRDTLAENNIRLTWDDSLVDYLIEDSFSVKFGARNLRRAIEKQVEDELANRIIAAWEHPLSGAHVSAADGKILVQTI
- a CDS encoding nitroreductase family protein translates to MNPVLQNILDRHSCRSFTEQPVEPEKLQDLLTAAVWAPSGRNEQSWHFTLLANTEKIQALAAAVREADNRPAGYNFFAPAAFLIVSGERDNRNSFLDAGAAMENVLLTATSLGLGTCWINQVRDVCDVPAVRALLTEYGVPESHIVNASAAIGYPAAQPVIHERKANTTTLVR
- a CDS encoding NAD-dependent protein deacylase, which encodes MALEQQIQTLQHMIDESKKLVFFGGAGVSTESGIPDFRSVDGLYHQKYKFPPETILSHSFFQSQPEEFFRFYQDKMLALDAKPNAAHKKLAELEQAGKLTAVVTQNIDGLHQAAGSKNVYELHGSVHRNYCQHCGKFYDAQYMKSCHGVPRCTCGGIIKPDVVLYEESLDEQCLMNSVQAIAQADMLIIGGTSLAVYPAAGLIQYFRGKYLVVINKGQTQRSTGAQLTIDAPIGKVLEQIQVR
- a CDS encoding aminopeptidase, translating into MENTLFYDKKTGWDRMSDAEQAAMMEYAEGYKAFLDEAKTERDAVRRLQAMAEANGFAAYTRGKEIHPGEKYYKINRNKAIILFVVGSDGMHSGINLSAAHLDAPRIDIRTVPLYEDNGMALFKTHYYGGIKKYQWTTIPMELRGIVCRMTENGVESVDVRIGDKPGDPVFVITDLLIHLATEQMGKTMMKGIEAENMNVLVGSKPSKSDIETSDKIKLWVMEFLNKEYGITEEDFLSAELTCVPAFKASDVGFDRSFIGAYGHDDRVCSYPAATALLDLKETPKKTSMVILVDKEEIGSDGVTGMQSHFFDTLVADLCRADGTLFEECIERSTCLSADVCNAFDPNYPNVSERRNDARVNCGVALVKYTGARGKSGSSDATAELMGKMRYQFHKNHVIWQTGQLGKVDQGGGGTVAMFMANRNIDTVDCGVPVLSMHAPFEVIAKLDLFAAYNAFKAFYQMEQ
- the coaE gene encoding dephospho-CoA kinase (Dephospho-CoA kinase (CoaE) performs the final step in coenzyme A biosynthesis.); translation: MKILGLTGGSGTGKSAACTAFARLGCGVIDADATYRTLCDTCEPMLKEIQNVFGDVFSTDGKLDRKKLGAIVFADAQKLQQLNAITHPYIRQAARDAFAAYSKRGCLLCIYDAPVLFEGQMETLCDKTCAVLAARNTRIARIVARDAITEEYAALRIDAQKDDAFYRERCDYVVQNDADLDTLYTQVRKIYEDMVRK
- a CDS encoding L-threonylcarbamoyladenylate synthase, giving the protein MQTKLLRPSEEPAAIEEAGALLRAGEVVGIPTETVYGLAADALNPQAVKRIFEAKGRPQDNPLIVHIADLSMVREIATEFPPEAQKLADAFWPGPLTIILPKQDKIPMVTSGGLNTVGIRFPVHPMAQAIIRAAGVPLAAPSANISGRPSTTTAQHVMEDLHGKIAAVVDGGPCSVGVESTVVSLCGERPRLLRPGGISLEQLQSVLGEVDVDRALKEKIDDSEKVSAPGMKYRHYAPKAPVTVVFGTPEASAQYIAQRLGQHTGVLCFDDCAQLFCGKAVVETFGPSDDEAQQAREVFDALRRFDDTDCTEIFAQCPPSRGIGLAVANRIKKAAGFHVIDLTEEQA